A genomic stretch from Arthrobacter sp. KBS0702 includes:
- the upp gene encoding uracil phosphoribosyltransferase — translation MRTLVVDHPLVAHKLTVLRDKNTPSPVFRQLTEELVTLLAYEATRDVRTEPVTIETPVSTTIGTAFTKPTPLVVPILRAGLGMLEGMTKLVPTAEVGFLGMARDEETLDIITYAERLPEDLTDRQIFVLDPMLATGGTLREAIKFLFKRGASDVTCICLLAAPEGLAKLEEELSEANVTIVLASIDEKLNEKSYIVPGLGDAGDRLYGIAG, via the coding sequence ACCCGCTGGTCGCCCATAAGCTCACCGTTCTGCGGGACAAGAACACCCCGTCCCCGGTCTTCCGCCAGCTCACCGAGGAGCTCGTCACGCTCCTGGCCTACGAGGCAACCCGCGACGTCCGCACCGAACCCGTGACCATCGAGACTCCGGTCAGCACCACCATCGGCACGGCGTTCACCAAGCCCACCCCGCTTGTGGTCCCCATCCTGCGCGCCGGACTCGGCATGCTCGAAGGCATGACCAAGCTGGTCCCCACGGCCGAGGTCGGCTTCCTGGGCATGGCCCGCGACGAAGAGACCTTGGACATCATCACCTACGCCGAGCGCCTCCCCGAGGACCTGACGGACCGCCAGATCTTCGTCCTGGACCCCATGCTGGCGACAGGCGGCACCCTGCGCGAAGCCATCAAGTTCCTGTTCAAACGCGGCGCCTCGGACGTCACGTGCATCTGCCTGCTCGCCGCGCCGGAGGGCCTGGCCAAGCTGGAGGAAGAGCTTTCGGAAGCCAACGTGACGATCGTGCTGGCCTCGATCGACGAGAAGCTCAACGAGAAGTCCTACATCGTCCCCGGCCTGGGCGACGCCGGCGACCGCCTGTACGGCATCGCGGGCTAG
- a CDS encoding glyoxalase superfamily protein, translating into MDWKLELVFVPVSDVDRAKDFYVNKVGFNADYDERPTEGIRFVQLTPPGSGCSIAIGEGLNDAPPGTAPGLQLVVNDIEAAHKQLKDNGVDVSDIDVHDWGHFVHFSDPDGNKWAVQYIPGRPNG; encoded by the coding sequence ATGGACTGGAAACTCGAACTCGTATTTGTCCCGGTGTCCGATGTGGACCGCGCCAAGGATTTTTACGTCAACAAGGTGGGCTTCAACGCCGACTACGACGAACGGCCCACGGAAGGCATCCGGTTCGTCCAGCTGACACCGCCGGGTTCCGGGTGCTCGATTGCGATCGGCGAGGGCCTCAACGATGCCCCGCCCGGCACCGCCCCGGGCCTGCAGCTGGTGGTCAACGACATTGAGGCCGCCCACAAGCAGCTTAAGGACAACGGCGTGGACGTCAGCGACATCGACGTCCACGACTGGGGCCACTTCGTCCACTTCTCCGACCCTGACGGCAACAAGTGGGCGGTGCAATACATCCCGGGCCGTCCGAACGGCTAG
- a CDS encoding ATP-binding protein, with product MAAPERDPSAPGRDWRSPSTWHLRTRLVLLAMALLVAICGAVGLVSYASMNLFLTKQLDSQLDQASERAREFGRPGSGDGRRDPLEARGQAVGTLNARIHNDDVTSAGFLAEDASRKALSADDADVLLALTPDEPAVDRTLSSGAYRLVAAQTPYGDVIVTGLPLKEKQDTLASLVWTMVLVSAGGLVVIGLAGTALIRRTMKPLEHLSEVATKVSRLPLDAGEVALAVRVPPSAANPGTEVGSVGYALNQMLDNVSSALESRQQSEMKVRQFVADASHELRTPLTAIRGYTELMRMTEHFTPDGEKSLARVQSQSERMTTLVEDLLLLARLDEGQPLKFSDVDLSQLAIETVSDEKVMAPDRLWKLELAEEPVVVRGDAAQLHQVLANLLSNARKHTEPGTTVTTAVKRTNDGTAIVTVTDNGTGIAPEFVDRVFRRFARADASRRNPVGTAAPAAVPSRAGSQAPPPAMAQARAGSPATSTSPVPAATAEGTSGLGLSIVQAIVEAHGGTVYVTSRPGRTQFAVRLPEAAPAA from the coding sequence GTGGCAGCCCCCGAGCGTGACCCCTCCGCCCCCGGCCGGGACTGGCGCAGCCCCTCAACCTGGCACCTGCGCACGCGCCTGGTCCTGCTCGCCATGGCTCTGCTCGTCGCGATCTGCGGCGCCGTCGGCCTGGTCAGCTACGCCTCGATGAATCTCTTCCTGACGAAGCAACTGGACTCCCAGCTGGACCAGGCCTCCGAGCGGGCGCGGGAGTTCGGCCGGCCCGGCAGCGGGGACGGGCGCCGGGACCCGCTTGAAGCGCGCGGCCAGGCCGTGGGCACCCTCAACGCCCGGATCCACAACGACGACGTCACCAGTGCCGGCTTCCTGGCCGAGGATGCCAGCCGGAAAGCCCTCTCCGCCGACGACGCCGACGTCCTGCTCGCGCTCACTCCCGACGAACCGGCAGTTGACCGGACCCTGTCCAGCGGCGCCTACCGTCTCGTCGCCGCGCAGACCCCGTATGGCGACGTGATCGTCACGGGCCTGCCCCTGAAGGAGAAGCAAGACACCCTGGCCTCGCTGGTGTGGACCATGGTGCTGGTCTCCGCCGGCGGTCTGGTCGTGATCGGATTGGCCGGGACGGCACTGATCCGGCGGACCATGAAACCGCTGGAGCACCTTTCAGAGGTGGCCACCAAAGTCTCCCGCCTCCCGCTCGACGCCGGCGAGGTCGCCCTCGCGGTGCGCGTGCCGCCGTCGGCCGCCAATCCCGGCACCGAGGTGGGCAGCGTGGGCTACGCCTTGAACCAGATGCTGGATAACGTCTCCAGCGCGCTTGAGTCGCGCCAGCAGAGCGAGATGAAGGTGCGCCAGTTCGTTGCCGACGCCTCGCATGAGCTGCGGACCCCGCTGACGGCCATCCGCGGCTACACGGAACTGATGCGCATGACAGAGCATTTCACCCCGGACGGCGAGAAATCCCTCGCCCGGGTGCAGAGCCAGTCGGAACGGATGACGACCCTCGTGGAGGACCTGCTCCTGCTGGCCCGCCTCGACGAGGGCCAGCCGCTGAAGTTCAGCGACGTGGATCTCTCCCAGCTCGCAATCGAGACGGTCAGCGACGAGAAGGTCATGGCCCCGGACCGCCTCTGGAAACTGGAACTCGCCGAGGAGCCCGTAGTGGTGCGGGGCGACGCTGCCCAGTTGCACCAGGTGCTGGCGAACCTGCTTTCCAACGCCCGCAAGCACACCGAACCGGGAACGACCGTGACTACAGCGGTGAAACGCACCAATGACGGCACCGCCATCGTCACGGTGACGGACAACGGCACCGGAATTGCCCCCGAATTCGTGGACCGGGTGTTCCGCCGCTTTGCCCGGGCAGACGCGTCCCGCCGGAACCCCGTCGGAACCGCGGCGCCGGCCGCAGTGCCATCCCGGGCGGGATCCCAGGCACCGCCGCCCGCCATGGCGCAGGCGCGCGCGGGCTCCCCCGCCACCTCCACCTCCCCTGTTCCGGCGGCGACGGCGGAAGGCACCAGCGGTCTGGGGCTGTCGATTGTGCAGGCGATTGTCGAGGCCCATGGCGGCACCGTCTACGTCACGTCCAGGCCCGGCCGCACGCAGTTCGCCGTCCGCCTCCCCGAGGCGGCTCCGGCGGCCTAG
- a CDS encoding response regulator transcription factor produces the protein MATSHSMTNNLPTLTHPDGSPIRALVVDDEPSLSELMSMGLRMAGWSVAVAADGPAALKVAKEFRPDVLVLDVMLPGFDGVELLGRIRAFAPEVPALFLTAKDAIQDRITGLAAGGDDYVTKPFSMEEVLLRLHRLVQRSGVAAMDTAELVVGDLVLNVDTREVTRAGEELHLTATQFELLRYLMENPKRVVSKAQILDRVWDYDFGGQANIVELYISYLRKKVDAVHPPMIHTVRGAGYVLKPAD, from the coding sequence ATGGCCACCTCGCACTCCATGACCAACAACCTGCCCACCCTTACGCACCCGGACGGGTCTCCCATCCGCGCTTTGGTGGTGGACGACGAACCGAGCCTCTCGGAACTCATGAGCATGGGGCTGCGGATGGCCGGCTGGTCCGTGGCGGTGGCGGCGGACGGCCCGGCAGCGCTGAAAGTCGCCAAGGAGTTCCGGCCGGACGTGCTGGTTCTGGACGTTATGCTCCCCGGCTTCGACGGCGTCGAATTGCTGGGCCGGATCCGGGCCTTCGCGCCGGAGGTTCCCGCCTTGTTCCTGACCGCCAAGGACGCCATCCAGGACCGGATCACCGGCCTGGCAGCGGGCGGCGACGACTACGTGACCAAGCCGTTCAGCATGGAAGAGGTCCTGTTGCGGCTGCACCGGCTGGTCCAGCGCTCCGGCGTCGCGGCCATGGACACCGCCGAGCTTGTGGTTGGGGACCTCGTCCTCAACGTGGACACCCGGGAAGTGACCCGTGCCGGCGAAGAACTCCACCTCACCGCGACCCAGTTCGAGCTGCTGCGCTACCTGATGGAAAACCCGAAACGCGTGGTCAGCAAGGCGCAGATCCTGGACCGCGTCTGGGACTACGATTTCGGCGGCCAGGCCAACATCGTGGAGCTCTACATCTCCTACCTCCGCAAGAAGGTCGACGCGGTCCACCCGCCGATGATCCATACCGTGCGCGGGGCCGGGTACGTCCTGAAACCGGCGGACTAG
- a CDS encoding winged helix-turn-helix domain-containing protein, with the protein MSVASGYVHISVRNANKAGQASGLRQGFGGRPSYGPAGGGSSFPAPGYAAQGFNPNSYGQLRAVPAAESSPATAPTPVIAPGNGSPVRPVPNDNVARGFVLYMGIDEETAAAAGTSIAKLAQEIRAYAQSLVAGAESYAAVAVAPASAPGSALDVVRSTFGDPTAGARQRADNARLQQPQDPRPSGVLIDLARREVALDGESLNLTFKEFELLNYLVENGTRTVGRDELLEGLWRNAEEVPNERTIDVHIRRLRSKLGRLANTVRTVRGQGYRFYEHPEVVVWAAPEYSI; encoded by the coding sequence ATGTCAGTTGCATCCGGATACGTCCACATCTCCGTCCGTAACGCCAACAAGGCCGGCCAGGCATCCGGCCTCCGCCAGGGCTTTGGCGGCCGTCCGAGTTACGGCCCCGCGGGAGGCGGCAGCAGCTTCCCCGCCCCCGGTTACGCCGCCCAGGGCTTCAACCCCAACTCCTACGGCCAGTTGCGCGCCGTCCCCGCCGCCGAGTCCTCGCCGGCCACCGCGCCGACTCCGGTGATCGCCCCGGGCAACGGCAGCCCGGTCCGCCCCGTGCCCAACGACAACGTGGCCCGCGGCTTTGTGCTCTACATGGGCATCGATGAGGAAACCGCGGCCGCCGCCGGCACCTCCATTGCCAAGCTGGCCCAGGAAATCCGTGCCTACGCCCAGTCGCTCGTCGCCGGAGCCGAAAGCTACGCCGCCGTCGCCGTCGCCCCGGCGTCTGCCCCGGGTTCCGCGCTCGACGTCGTCCGGTCAACCTTCGGCGACCCGACCGCCGGCGCCCGCCAGCGGGCCGACAACGCGCGGCTGCAGCAGCCGCAGGACCCCCGTCCGTCCGGTGTGCTGATCGACCTCGCGCGCCGTGAAGTGGCGCTCGACGGCGAGTCCCTGAACCTGACGTTCAAGGAATTCGAGCTCCTCAACTACCTCGTCGAGAACGGCACGCGCACCGTGGGCCGCGACGAACTGCTCGAGGGCCTGTGGCGCAATGCCGAAGAGGTTCCCAATGAGCGCACCATCGACGTCCACATCCGCCGGCTGCGCTCCAAGCTCGGCCGCCTCGCCAACACCGTGCGGACCGTGCGCGGCCAGGGCTACCGGTTCTACGAGCACCCCGAGGTCGTTGTCTGGGCCGCTCCGGAGTACTCCATCTAG
- a CDS encoding dodecin family protein: protein MSVARITTLSSNSKTSFDAAIKEGVERANKTLRNVTGAWVKEQKVEISDGAVVAWHVVLEVTFVLDD, encoded by the coding sequence ATGTCTGTTGCACGTATTACTACCCTGAGCTCCAACTCCAAAACCTCGTTTGATGCCGCCATCAAGGAGGGCGTCGAGCGGGCCAACAAGACCCTGCGCAACGTCACCGGGGCCTGGGTGAAGGAGCAGAAGGTCGAAATCAGCGACGGCGCCGTCGTGGCCTGGCACGTGGTGCTTGAGGTGACCTTCGTCCTGGACGACTGA
- a CDS encoding histidine phosphatase family protein, with the protein MSAHHIKRLVLMRHAKADWPGGVADHERPLEERGHREAPLAGKWLLKHGVVPDFILCSSALRTRQTCTWVCSELGDKAPTPKLEDGLYGASALRMLAVINHVPDTVTTLMVISHMPGVQDLAMHLASRDSNHDAYMDAATRYPTSGLTVFETEKSWAELDGQDARLTHFKVPRAK; encoded by the coding sequence ATGAGCGCGCATCACATCAAACGGCTGGTGCTCATGCGGCACGCCAAGGCGGACTGGCCGGGCGGCGTCGCCGACCATGAACGGCCGCTCGAAGAGCGAGGACACCGCGAGGCGCCGCTGGCGGGGAAATGGCTCCTTAAACACGGCGTGGTTCCCGACTTCATCCTGTGCTCCAGCGCCCTGCGGACCAGGCAGACCTGCACCTGGGTGTGCAGTGAACTGGGAGACAAAGCCCCGACGCCGAAACTCGAGGACGGCCTCTACGGAGCCTCCGCCCTGCGCATGCTCGCGGTCATCAACCATGTCCCGGACACGGTCACGACACTGATGGTGATCTCCCATATGCCCGGCGTGCAGGATCTTGCCATGCACCTGGCCTCCCGGGACTCCAACCATGACGCCTACATGGACGCAGCCACGCGTTACCCCACCAGCGGCCTGACCGTCTTCGAGACGGAGAAGTCGTGGGCCGAGCTCGACGGCCAGGACGCCCGGCTGACGCACTTCAAGGTGCCGCGGGCGAAGTAG
- a CDS encoding TetR/AcrR family transcriptional regulator, with protein sequence MSTTSATSPPSATGASGASGADGGKKLRPGRTNATKQKLFDASMELIGERGAAGVTVDEIAAAAGVSKGTVYYNFGSKSDLIAQLLRHGVDILMARLLSVKDESVDPLAAMDEMIGQAMDFMAEYPSFARLWVSENWRTPSEWQDTFAELRGRLLGVIGAAIEAVAAKYSVDTGVSRGSLETAIFGACFVVGLDRQTYNPERTRAQSVAAIMATMRGYVVK encoded by the coding sequence ATGAGCACCACCAGCGCGACAAGCCCTCCCAGCGCAACCGGGGCATCCGGGGCATCCGGGGCCGACGGCGGGAAGAAGCTCCGGCCCGGGCGCACCAACGCAACCAAGCAGAAGTTGTTCGACGCGTCGATGGAGCTGATTGGCGAGCGCGGGGCCGCGGGTGTGACGGTCGACGAGATCGCCGCGGCGGCCGGGGTGTCCAAGGGCACGGTGTACTACAACTTCGGCAGCAAGTCGGATCTGATCGCGCAACTGCTGCGGCACGGAGTGGACATCCTGATGGCACGGCTGCTGAGCGTCAAGGACGAGTCGGTGGACCCGCTGGCGGCAATGGACGAGATGATCGGCCAGGCCATGGATTTTATGGCCGAATACCCCTCCTTTGCCCGGTTGTGGGTCAGCGAGAACTGGCGGACGCCCAGCGAGTGGCAGGACACCTTCGCCGAGCTCCGCGGCCGACTGCTCGGCGTGATCGGCGCCGCCATCGAGGCTGTGGCCGCGAAGTACTCTGTGGACACCGGGGTGTCGCGCGGCAGCCTGGAGACGGCGATTTTCGGGGCGTGCTTTGTGGTGGGGCTGGACCGCCAGACCTACAATCCGGAGCGCACCCGGGCGCAAAGTGTCGCCGCAATCATGGCGACCATGCGTGGCTACGTCGTGAAATAG
- a CDS encoding YhgE/Pip domain-containing protein — translation MTVLRLARSELKRMTGGLLPKLTILALTLVPLLYGAVYLYANWDPYGKLNQIDAALVVEDSGAGTSDGSRLEAGRKVADSLVEGHVFNWQTVSSAEAADEGVSSGKYAFALKIPRDFSANLVSPGSFDAANQAMLNVTTNDANNYLLSTIVDKLTTAVHATVAKEVGEGTANQLLTGFGTIHTQMLKASDGAQNLADGVSSLHTGAASLHEGTGSLRSGAGELAAGQHKLLDGANALTSGAGQLSSGLGQLKDKTATLPQDSRQLADGAAQVAAGNAALNAKFQGLAGQMAAADQAAAQAQRAKVAESTARMVASGLMLQPQADALMADYDAHNTPAPSGAAAALKGAAGQIQQLADGSAAVSAGASRLAGATPALTDAVGKASAGADQLASGSAALASGEQNAAAGADKLSDGAAQLDDGAAQLDSGSAKAADGGKTLAAELAKGAGKIPNPDDAQKDSLAKVMADPVAVSNVSQAKAGSYGAGLAPFFLTLALWIGVFMLIQAMRPVTQRALASNAPAWKIAVGGWLPFLAVAGAQASLLTLVVDVGLGLDPAHPVLMWVLMLAAAMAFSAIIQGVVALLGSPGKLVVLILLVLQLVSSGGTFPWQTTPEPLHVVHQLLPMGYVVSGMRHLIYGADLASILPTMLGLVGYTLLGLAMSAVAVRKHKFWTLKTLKPEIAL, via the coding sequence ATGACCGTGCTGAGGCTGGCCCGTTCCGAACTAAAGCGCATGACCGGCGGCCTGCTGCCGAAGCTGACCATCCTGGCGCTGACCCTGGTGCCGCTGCTCTACGGCGCGGTGTACCTGTACGCGAACTGGGATCCCTACGGCAAACTGAACCAGATCGACGCGGCCCTCGTAGTGGAGGACTCCGGCGCCGGCACCTCCGACGGCTCCCGGCTGGAGGCCGGCCGGAAGGTCGCCGACAGCCTCGTGGAGGGCCATGTCTTCAACTGGCAGACCGTCTCCAGCGCGGAGGCCGCGGACGAGGGCGTGAGCAGCGGCAAATACGCGTTCGCGCTGAAGATCCCCCGTGACTTCTCCGCCAACCTGGTCTCGCCGGGGAGCTTCGACGCCGCCAACCAGGCCATGCTGAACGTCACCACCAACGACGCCAACAACTACCTGCTCAGCACGATCGTGGACAAGCTCACCACCGCGGTCCATGCCACCGTCGCGAAAGAGGTGGGCGAAGGAACCGCCAACCAGCTCCTGACCGGATTCGGCACCATCCACACCCAGATGCTCAAGGCCTCCGACGGCGCCCAGAACCTCGCCGACGGCGTCTCCTCGTTGCACACCGGCGCGGCATCCCTGCACGAAGGCACGGGCTCGCTCCGGAGCGGCGCCGGCGAGCTGGCCGCCGGGCAGCACAAACTGCTCGACGGCGCCAACGCCCTCACCAGCGGCGCCGGGCAGCTCTCCTCCGGGCTGGGCCAGCTCAAGGACAAGACCGCCACCCTGCCCCAGGATTCGCGGCAACTGGCCGACGGCGCGGCCCAGGTGGCCGCCGGGAACGCCGCGCTCAACGCCAAGTTCCAGGGCCTGGCCGGGCAAATGGCCGCGGCGGATCAGGCCGCCGCGCAGGCCCAGCGCGCCAAGGTGGCGGAGTCGACCGCTCGCATGGTGGCCTCCGGGCTGATGCTCCAGCCCCAGGCCGACGCACTGATGGCCGACTACGACGCCCACAACACCCCGGCCCCCTCCGGCGCGGCCGCTGCGCTGAAGGGCGCCGCCGGGCAGATCCAGCAGCTCGCGGACGGCTCGGCAGCCGTCAGCGCGGGTGCCTCACGGCTGGCCGGAGCGACGCCGGCCCTCACCGACGCCGTCGGCAAGGCCTCCGCCGGCGCCGACCAGCTCGCCAGCGGCTCCGCGGCCTTGGCCAGCGGGGAGCAGAACGCAGCCGCCGGGGCAGACAAGCTCTCCGACGGCGCGGCACAGCTCGACGACGGCGCGGCACAGCTGGACAGCGGCTCCGCCAAGGCGGCCGACGGCGGGAAAACTCTCGCCGCCGAGCTCGCCAAGGGCGCCGGCAAGATCCCCAACCCGGACGACGCGCAAAAGGACAGCCTCGCCAAGGTCATGGCGGATCCGGTCGCCGTCAGCAATGTCTCGCAGGCCAAAGCCGGATCCTACGGGGCCGGCCTGGCGCCCTTCTTCCTTACCCTCGCGCTGTGGATCGGTGTGTTTATGCTGATCCAGGCGATGCGCCCGGTCACCCAACGCGCCCTCGCCTCCAACGCGCCCGCGTGGAAAATCGCCGTCGGCGGCTGGCTGCCGTTCCTGGCCGTCGCCGGCGCCCAGGCCAGCCTGCTGACCCTCGTGGTGGATGTGGGGCTGGGCCTGGATCCCGCCCACCCCGTGCTGATGTGGGTCCTGATGCTGGCCGCCGCCATGGCCTTCAGCGCGATCATCCAGGGCGTCGTGGCGCTGCTCGGCTCCCCCGGCAAGCTCGTGGTGTTGATCCTGCTGGTCCTGCAGCTGGTCTCCTCCGGCGGCACCTTCCCCTGGCAGACCACGCCGGAACCGCTGCACGTGGTCCACCAGCTCCTGCCGATGGGTTACGTGGTCAGCGGCATGCGGCACCTGATCTACGGTGCCGATCTGGCCAGCATCCTGCCCACCATGCTGGGCCTCGTTGGCTACACTTTGCTGGGACTGGCGATGTCCGCCGTCGCCGTCCGGAAGCACAAGTTCTGGACCCTCAAGACCCTGAAGCCGGAGATCGCCCTATGA
- a CDS encoding ABC transporter ATP-binding protein yields MLCVQQLHVKGRRDYLLPPTSLQANRGELLLVTGKRQDQRTALALTLSGRMKPTAGTLEWDRGTGSKTRIKQLRQASAVVDAPGVNEPEPHLSVRDLVTEDLALIPRRYRGALLSTPWLKVNRFEDIAGLWAEELPADRRLELLTALALANPHTDLLVVDSPDRHSGDPVDWLPRLQELAYDGGRPLAVVATVGSVPPGWTGPVTEIGNAVPAPESAAAPNSETEDPR; encoded by the coding sequence TTGCTCTGCGTTCAACAGCTCCACGTGAAGGGCCGGCGCGACTATCTGCTCCCGCCCACCTCGCTGCAGGCCAACCGGGGCGAACTACTTCTCGTCACCGGCAAGCGCCAGGACCAGCGCACCGCCCTGGCGCTGACGCTCAGCGGCCGGATGAAGCCCACGGCCGGCACCCTGGAATGGGACCGCGGCACCGGGTCCAAGACCAGGATCAAGCAGCTGCGGCAGGCCAGCGCCGTGGTGGACGCCCCGGGCGTGAACGAACCGGAGCCGCACCTGAGCGTCCGGGACCTGGTCACCGAGGACCTCGCCCTCATCCCCCGCCGCTACCGGGGCGCGCTGCTCAGCACGCCCTGGCTCAAGGTCAACCGCTTCGAGGACATCGCCGGGCTCTGGGCCGAGGAGCTGCCCGCGGACCGGCGCCTGGAGCTGCTCACGGCACTGGCACTGGCCAATCCGCACACCGACCTGCTGGTGGTCGACTCCCCCGACCGCCACAGCGGCGACCCGGTCGACTGGCTGCCGCGGCTCCAGGAGCTTGCGTACGACGGCGGGCGGCCCCTCGCCGTCGTCGCAACCGTCGGCAGCGTCCCGCCGGGCTGGACCGGTCCAGTCACGGAGATCGGCAACGCCGTCCCGGCCCCCGAGTCCGCAGCCGCCCCTAACTCCGAAACCGAGGATCCCCGATGA
- a CDS encoding NAD(P)/FAD-dependent oxidoreductase, with protein MTAHIEREFDVIVIGAGAVGENVAERVVKGGLTAVLVEAELVGGECSYWACMPSKALLRPGAALHGAQTVPGAEEAVTRVLDAAAVLKRRDYFTSNWQDDSQVKWAEDTGIELIRGHGWITGPRRAEVAGLDGNSYALKARHAVVVATGSRPSIPPVEGLADVDFWTTREATSAQEIPPRLGVLGGGVAGTELAQAFARLGASVTVVARGGLLGAFPAPAAELVHAGLRADGVELRLRTGTQSVHENDDGSLTLALDGGGRVTVDKLLVATGRHPALEGIGLESVGLAGEDGTPTRLRIDASGLVVGADGNEDAPWLYAVGDAAGKVLLTHQGKYEARATGDAIAARARGTLAGEPAPWSPFARTADEHAVPNVVFTDPELANVGRSLEQALKDGYRATSVELPIQVAGSSLHSEHYKGWAQLVVDEDRRVLLGATFAGPDVAELLHAATIAVVGEVPLDRLWHAVPAYPTISEVWLRLLEKYGL; from the coding sequence ATGACGGCACATATTGAGCGGGAATTCGATGTCATCGTGATCGGGGCCGGCGCGGTGGGCGAGAACGTGGCCGAGCGCGTAGTCAAGGGCGGCCTGACCGCGGTCCTGGTCGAGGCCGAACTGGTGGGCGGCGAGTGCTCCTACTGGGCGTGTATGCCATCGAAGGCCCTGCTGCGGCCCGGCGCCGCGCTGCACGGCGCTCAGACCGTGCCCGGCGCCGAAGAGGCCGTCACCCGCGTGCTCGACGCCGCCGCCGTCCTGAAGCGACGCGACTACTTCACCTCCAACTGGCAGGACGACAGCCAGGTCAAGTGGGCGGAGGACACCGGCATCGAGCTGATCCGCGGCCACGGCTGGATCACCGGCCCCCGCCGAGCGGAGGTGGCCGGGCTCGACGGCAACAGCTACGCGCTCAAGGCACGCCACGCCGTCGTAGTGGCGACCGGGTCTCGCCCGAGCATCCCGCCCGTGGAAGGCCTCGCCGACGTCGACTTCTGGACCACGCGGGAGGCGACGTCCGCCCAGGAGATCCCGCCGCGGCTCGGCGTGCTCGGCGGCGGCGTGGCCGGCACCGAACTCGCCCAGGCGTTCGCCCGGCTCGGGGCGTCCGTGACCGTGGTGGCCAGGGGCGGGCTGTTGGGAGCGTTCCCGGCCCCTGCGGCGGAGCTGGTCCACGCCGGGCTGCGCGCCGACGGCGTCGAACTCCGCCTCCGCACCGGCACGCAGAGCGTCCATGAGAACGACGACGGCTCCCTGACCTTGGCGCTCGACGGCGGCGGTCGCGTCACGGTGGACAAGCTTCTGGTCGCAACCGGCAGGCACCCCGCGCTGGAGGGGATCGGGCTGGAGAGTGTGGGCTTGGCCGGCGAGGACGGGACGCCGACGCGCCTTCGGATCGACGCGAGCGGACTCGTCGTCGGAGCCGACGGCAACGAGGACGCCCCGTGGCTGTACGCCGTCGGCGATGCCGCAGGCAAGGTCCTGCTGACCCATCAGGGCAAATACGAGGCCCGTGCCACAGGCGACGCGATTGCCGCCCGCGCCCGGGGCACGCTCGCCGGCGAGCCCGCCCCCTGGAGCCCCTTCGCCCGCACGGCCGACGAACACGCCGTGCCCAACGTCGTCTTCACCGACCCCGAGCTGGCAAATGTGGGCCGCAGTCTGGAACAGGCCCTCAAGGACGGCTACCGGGCCACTTCCGTGGAACTCCCGATCCAGGTGGCGGGATCCTCACTGCACTCCGAGCACTACAAGGGCTGGGCCCAGCTCGTGGTCGACGAGGACCGGCGGGTGCTGCTGGGTGCGACGTTCGCCGGCCCCGATGTGGCCGAGCTGCTGCACGCGGCGACGATCGCCGTCGTCGGCGAGGTCCCGCTGGACCGGCTCTGGCACGCCGTCCCGGCCTACCCCACCATCAGCGAGGTGTGGCTGCGGCTGCTCGAAAAGTACGGCCTCTGA
- a CDS encoding FadR/GntR family transcriptional regulator, whose protein sequence is MSAGGAVPPNRLGAQARLRALQAEIIDLILERELEPGEALPTETELAALLGIGRNTLREALKVLQALGVIEIRHGFGMFVAPSSFGALTDGLTFRARLSLRHHGHEALELIELRRVLESALIGGSMALMTPDRLAGLEATVRRMEALAGSGEHFPEADAEFHRLLFEPLDNGLLRDLLGAFQAVYRGIQQELGGDDVDPTAAAALHRSIYEAVAAGGAALAAERLGRHFDGLRRRIAGVAGE, encoded by the coding sequence TTGAGTGCGGGCGGGGCCGTGCCGCCGAACCGGCTCGGCGCGCAGGCCAGGCTGCGCGCCCTGCAGGCCGAGATCATCGATCTGATCCTCGAACGGGAACTGGAGCCCGGCGAGGCCCTGCCCACCGAAACCGAGCTGGCCGCCCTGCTGGGAATCGGTCGGAATACGCTGCGGGAGGCGCTCAAGGTGCTCCAGGCCCTGGGCGTGATCGAGATCCGCCACGGCTTCGGCATGTTCGTGGCCCCGAGCAGCTTCGGGGCGCTGACGGACGGACTGACCTTCCGGGCTCGGTTATCGCTGCGCCACCACGGGCACGAGGCGCTGGAACTGATTGAGCTCCGGCGGGTGCTCGAATCCGCGCTGATCGGCGGCTCCATGGCGCTCATGACGCCGGACCGGCTCGCGGGACTCGAGGCTACCGTGCGCCGGATGGAAGCGCTGGCCGGATCCGGAGAGCACTTCCCCGAAGCCGACGCCGAATTCCACCGCCTGCTGTTCGAGCCGCTGGACAACGGGCTGCTGCGCGACCTGCTCGGGGCGTTCCAGGCCGTCTACCGCGGAATCCAGCAGGAACTCGGAGGCGACGACGTCGATCCGACAGCGGCGGCCGCGCTGCACCGGAGCATCTACGAGGCCGTGGCGGCGGGCGGTGCGGCGCTCGCGGCCGAGCGGCTGGGCCGCCACTTTGACGGACTGCGCCGCCGGATCGCGGGGGTCGCGGGGGAGTAG